The proteins below are encoded in one region of Parvicella tangerina:
- the dnaE gene encoding DNA polymerase III subunit alpha — protein MYLIFDTETTGLPRDFNAPITDTDNWPRCVQIAWQLHDEMGNLIEQKDFLIKPDGYDIPFQSEQIHGISTKLAETKGVDAKEVWKQFAEVLSRSKFVVGQNIMFDVNVMGCELYRYGVDSSLTDLPILDTCTETTAELCQIPGGRGGKFKLPTLTELHEHLFGVPFAEAHNATADVEATTRCFLELIRKRSFKAEELQQDEQYFDRFLVEHPDPIGTWDIKHLNLKAESAALKEDDGDASISRKDKKENQERLEEVRFSHLHNHTQFSILQSTTTVGDLVTAAAKIGSPAVAITDTDNMMAAFQFVNAGERHNNGIKAQIKAKQELLNAGTRIEKNEETGEEKEVPLVEEEVGALEAEIKSLEKQFVKTIVGCELWVCKDRHNKSVKDNGHLVVFLAKNKNGYHNLSKLASAGHIEGKYYVPRIDKQIIPELKEDVIATTGGLSGEIPQLILNVGEQQAEEAFVWWYEQFGDDFYVELNRHGLEEEEVVNEVLLRFAKKYGVKYFAANNNFYIDKSDADAHDILLCIKDGEQKSTPIGRGRGFRFGFPNDDFYFKSQEDMKEAFLDLPEAIECTEEIVAKIEPFTLGRDVLLPAFDIPEEFQDDRDKEDPSLKIGENNYLRHLTYEGAKERYGEITPEIRERLDFELETIRNTGYPGYFLIVQDFIAAAREMGVSVGPGRGSAAGSAVAYCTKITNIDPIKYDLLFERFLNPERISMPDIDIDFDDEGRGRVIDYVIDKYGANQVAQIITYGTMAAKSSIRDAGRVLELPLPETDRIAKLVPDMKLNKLFGMSEEQLAEKLNSDQMKMALELRDLLEKNGIDGEVVRQAKTIEGSMRTTGIHACGVIITPSDIREHVPVALAKDSDMWSTQFDNSVVEDAGLLKMDFLGLKTLTLIKDTLKIVKARHGIDIDIEKIPLDDTATYELFQRGETVGVFQYESTGMQKYLKDLKPNEFSDLIAMNALYRPGPLEYIPTFVKRKHGIEEVEYDLPAMEEFLKETYGITVYQEQVMLLSQKLAGFTKGEADTLRKAMGKKKKDVLDKMKPKFLEQGGANGHDTKILEKVWKDWEAFASYAFNKSHSTCYAWIAYQTAYLKAHYPAEYMAAVLSNNMNDIKTVTFFMEECRRMGLKVLGPDVNESYYKFAVNDQGEVRFGMGGIKGVGQGPVRAIIDERKENGPFTSFFDMVRRVSLKDCNKRVMENLAYAGAFDGFGDLHRAQYFGEDEKGRTLIENSLRYGTAFQTGQDSNQVSLFDMAGGEEIEMPAPSIPNVDKWSVFQELSAEKEVVGIYISGHPMDDYSLETKYFCDIQLNDLNVHMNNLPDKEFAVAGIISNFAHLESRKGNKYGFFELQDKSGGMEFRLFGETYLKLQHYLTQGNFLHVKGVVKLKGKKFNPDGKQKEFSIQQIELLTNIRDRMLSKVYLRFDANQINRDSLAELEEILNKYEGTKTVYLDLIDYDEVSGVTLLSRNRKVNVSNEFLKEVKEVIGYEGFSVNKSELNRRLHRLKMEQERMKEQNEELVED, from the coding sequence ATGTATTTAATTTTCGATACCGAAACGACTGGACTACCTAGAGATTTTAACGCTCCAATTACCGATACGGATAACTGGCCAAGGTGTGTACAGATTGCCTGGCAGTTGCACGATGAAATGGGAAATCTGATAGAACAGAAAGACTTTTTGATCAAACCGGATGGCTACGATATTCCATTTCAATCTGAACAGATTCACGGTATTTCAACAAAACTTGCGGAAACAAAAGGTGTAGACGCGAAAGAGGTTTGGAAACAATTTGCAGAGGTATTAAGTAGGTCGAAGTTCGTAGTTGGACAAAACATCATGTTCGATGTGAATGTGATGGGATGTGAGTTGTATCGTTATGGCGTAGATTCCTCGTTGACGGATTTACCGATATTAGATACCTGTACAGAAACTACGGCAGAATTGTGTCAAATACCTGGAGGTAGGGGAGGAAAGTTTAAACTGCCAACATTAACAGAGCTTCACGAACATTTGTTTGGAGTACCTTTTGCAGAAGCGCACAATGCAACGGCCGATGTGGAAGCTACAACCAGATGTTTCCTGGAGTTAATTCGTAAGCGTTCTTTTAAGGCGGAAGAACTGCAACAAGACGAGCAGTATTTTGATCGATTTTTAGTTGAACATCCAGACCCAATTGGAACATGGGACATCAAGCACCTTAACTTAAAAGCAGAATCGGCTGCTTTAAAAGAGGACGATGGAGATGCCAGTATTTCCAGAAAAGATAAAAAGGAGAATCAGGAACGTCTCGAAGAAGTAAGGTTCTCTCACCTGCATAATCATACACAATTCTCTATTCTTCAATCAACAACAACAGTTGGGGACTTGGTAACTGCAGCTGCAAAGATTGGAAGTCCGGCAGTAGCAATCACAGATACCGACAACATGATGGCTGCGTTCCAGTTCGTAAATGCTGGTGAACGTCACAATAATGGTATCAAAGCACAGATCAAGGCAAAGCAAGAATTGTTAAATGCTGGTACGCGAATTGAAAAAAACGAAGAAACTGGTGAAGAAAAAGAGGTCCCGCTTGTTGAAGAGGAAGTCGGAGCGTTAGAGGCTGAGATCAAATCTCTTGAAAAGCAATTTGTAAAAACAATAGTAGGTTGTGAACTTTGGGTTTGTAAAGATCGTCACAACAAATCAGTGAAGGACAATGGTCACCTGGTTGTGTTCTTAGCAAAAAATAAGAATGGTTACCACAATTTGTCAAAACTGGCCTCTGCTGGACATATTGAAGGAAAATACTACGTTCCGAGAATTGATAAGCAAATTATTCCTGAGCTTAAAGAAGATGTCATCGCTACTACAGGAGGATTGTCTGGTGAAATTCCACAGTTGATCTTAAACGTTGGAGAGCAGCAGGCAGAAGAAGCTTTTGTGTGGTGGTATGAACAGTTTGGTGATGATTTCTACGTAGAATTGAATCGCCATGGGTTGGAGGAGGAAGAAGTAGTAAACGAAGTGTTATTGCGTTTCGCTAAGAAATATGGCGTGAAATACTTTGCGGCAAACAATAACTTCTACATTGATAAATCAGATGCAGATGCTCATGATATCTTACTGTGCATAAAAGACGGAGAACAAAAGTCAACGCCAATAGGTCGAGGTAGAGGCTTTAGATTCGGATTTCCAAATGATGACTTTTATTTCAAGTCTCAAGAAGACATGAAAGAAGCCTTTTTAGATTTACCTGAGGCCATTGAGTGCACTGAGGAGATTGTCGCTAAAATTGAACCGTTTACCCTTGGAAGAGATGTCTTGCTTCCAGCTTTTGATATTCCAGAAGAGTTTCAAGACGATAGGGATAAGGAGGATCCAAGCCTGAAAATAGGGGAGAATAATTACCTCAGACATTTAACCTACGAAGGAGCAAAAGAGAGGTATGGCGAAATTACGCCTGAGATCAGGGAACGTTTAGATTTTGAACTGGAAACCATTAGAAATACAGGATATCCTGGTTACTTCCTGATTGTGCAAGATTTCATTGCAGCTGCCCGTGAAATGGGAGTTTCTGTAGGTCCGGGTAGGGGATCTGCCGCGGGGTCGGCAGTTGCGTATTGTACGAAAATCACCAACATTGACCCGATTAAGTACGACCTGCTTTTTGAGCGTTTCCTGAATCCTGAGCGTATATCGATGCCCGATATTGATATAGACTTTGATGATGAAGGGCGTGGAAGGGTAATTGATTATGTGATCGATAAATACGGAGCGAATCAGGTGGCACAAATCATCACCTATGGTACCATGGCGGCAAAATCGTCTATTCGTGATGCGGGGCGCGTGCTGGAGTTACCATTACCTGAAACCGATCGTATTGCGAAACTTGTTCCTGATATGAAGTTGAACAAACTCTTTGGAATGTCAGAAGAACAGTTGGCAGAGAAGTTAAACAGTGACCAAATGAAAATGGCACTGGAACTTCGTGACCTGTTAGAAAAAAATGGAATAGACGGAGAGGTAGTTCGCCAAGCCAAGACCATTGAAGGTTCCATGAGAACTACTGGAATTCATGCGTGTGGGGTTATTATTACCCCAAGCGATATTCGAGAGCACGTTCCTGTTGCTTTGGCAAAGGATTCAGACATGTGGAGCACACAGTTTGATAACTCCGTAGTTGAGGATGCTGGACTGCTCAAGATGGATTTCTTGGGGTTGAAAACATTGACCCTTATTAAGGATACGCTAAAGATCGTCAAAGCCCGCCATGGAATTGATATAGATATTGAGAAGATCCCTTTGGATGACACAGCTACGTACGAACTGTTCCAACGAGGAGAAACCGTAGGAGTGTTCCAGTACGAATCCACAGGGATGCAGAAATACTTGAAGGATTTAAAACCCAATGAGTTTTCTGATCTGATTGCTATGAATGCCTTGTATCGTCCTGGTCCGCTGGAATACATTCCCACCTTTGTTAAGCGAAAGCACGGAATAGAGGAAGTGGAGTATGACCTTCCTGCGATGGAGGAGTTCTTAAAAGAGACCTACGGAATTACGGTTTATCAGGAGCAGGTAATGTTGCTTTCACAGAAATTAGCTGGATTTACGAAAGGTGAGGCAGATACCCTCCGAAAAGCGATGGGTAAGAAAAAGAAGGATGTACTTGATAAGATGAAACCCAAGTTTCTTGAGCAAGGCGGAGCTAACGGGCACGATACTAAGATTCTCGAGAAAGTATGGAAAGACTGGGAAGCGTTTGCTTCTTATGCTTTTAATAAATCACATTCTACCTGTTATGCTTGGATAGCCTATCAAACGGCTTACTTGAAAGCTCACTATCCTGCCGAATATATGGCAGCGGTGTTGAGTAATAACATGAATGACATCAAAACGGTGACGTTCTTCATGGAGGAGTGTCGCAGAATGGGCTTGAAAGTTCTTGGTCCTGATGTGAATGAATCTTATTATAAGTTTGCCGTGAATGATCAGGGTGAGGTGCGTTTTGGTATGGGAGGAATCAAAGGTGTTGGTCAAGGTCCCGTCCGAGCCATTATTGATGAACGAAAGGAAAATGGACCATTTACGTCCTTCTTCGACATGGTTAGAAGAGTTTCTCTAAAAGACTGTAATAAAAGAGTTATGGAGAACTTGGCCTATGCAGGTGCATTTGATGGCTTCGGTGATTTGCACCGAGCGCAATACTTTGGAGAGGATGAAAAAGGAAGAACTTTAATTGAGAATTCGTTGAGGTATGGAACTGCTTTTCAAACCGGACAAGACTCTAATCAAGTAAGTCTGTTTGATATGGCTGGAGGAGAGGAGATTGAAATGCCAGCCCCAAGTATTCCAAATGTAGATAAATGGAGTGTTTTTCAGGAATTGAGTGCAGAAAAAGAAGTGGTGGGAATCTATATCTCTGGTCATCCCATGGACGATTATAGTCTGGAAACAAAATACTTCTGCGATATCCAGTTGAATGACTTGAATGTACACATGAATAACCTGCCAGATAAAGAATTTGCTGTTGCAGGTATCATATCAAACTTTGCTCACCTTGAGAGTAGAAAAGGGAACAAATATGGTTTCTTCGAATTGCAGGATAAGTCAGGGGGTATGGAGTTTAGACTATTTGGAGAAACCTACTTAAAGTTGCAACATTACCTAACACAAGGAAACTTTCTACATGTGAAAGGAGTGGTAAAACTGAAAGGAAAAAAATTCAATCCAGACGGAAAGCAAAAAGAGTTTAGTATTCAGCAGATCGAATTGCTGACCAATATTCGTGATCGTATGCTAAGCAAAGTCTACCTTCGATTTGATGCGAATCAGATCAACAGAGACAGTTTGGCGGAACTTGAAGAAATCCTTAATAAGTATGAAGGCACCAAAACTGTTTACCTGGATTTGATAGATTATGACGAAGTAAGTGGTGTTACCTTGTTATCCAGAAACCGAAAAGTAAATGTCTCCAACGAGTTTTTGAAAGAAGTAAAAGAGGTAATTGGCTATGAAGGTTTTTCTGTGAATAAATCAGAATTGAACAGACGTCTGCATCGTTTGAAAATGGAACAGGAGAGGATGAAAGAACAGAATGAAGAATTAGTAGAAGATTAG
- a CDS encoding MBL fold metallo-hydrolase, translating into MKLHVVNTGNFKLDGGAMFGVVPKTLWERTNPADEKNMCTWSMRSLLIEDGDRLMLIDCGIGDKQSEKFFSHYYLHGDDSLDGNLKKLGFSRDDITDVFLTHLHFDHCGGAVEWANDDHTHTRTTFKNAHFWSNELHWKWATEPNAREKASFLKENILPIQESGQLKYIERNGRITEKVFPNMDVFFADGHTESQMIPILNYNGKKIAFMADLLPSTGHIPLPYVMGYDTRPLLTLDEKGQFLNKCADEEIIMFLEHDSVNECCTVQHTEKGVRLKDTFKLEEVL; encoded by the coding sequence ATGAAATTACACGTAGTAAATACAGGGAATTTTAAGTTAGACGGAGGGGCAATGTTCGGTGTGGTTCCCAAAACACTTTGGGAGAGAACCAATCCAGCAGATGAAAAGAATATGTGTACTTGGTCGATGAGGTCACTGCTGATAGAAGACGGGGATCGATTGATGTTAATAGATTGTGGAATAGGGGATAAGCAAAGTGAAAAGTTCTTCTCCCATTACTATTTGCATGGAGATGATTCTCTGGATGGAAATTTAAAGAAGTTAGGTTTCTCTCGTGATGACATTACCGATGTTTTTTTAACACATCTACACTTTGACCACTGTGGTGGAGCCGTAGAATGGGCGAATGACGACCATACCCATACGAGAACAACGTTCAAGAATGCACACTTCTGGAGTAATGAACTCCACTGGAAATGGGCAACCGAACCGAATGCTCGAGAAAAAGCATCATTTTTAAAAGAAAACATCTTACCCATTCAAGAAAGTGGGCAATTGAAGTATATTGAAAGAAATGGAAGAATCACGGAGAAGGTATTTCCCAATATGGATGTCTTTTTTGCAGATGGTCATACGGAAAGCCAAATGATTCCAATCCTCAATTATAACGGTAAGAAAATTGCCTTCATGGCAGACCTTTTACCAAGCACTGGGCATATTCCCTTGCCTTATGTCATGGGTTATGATACGAGACCTTTGCTAACCTTGGATGAGAAGGGGCAGTTTCTAAATAAATGTGCAGACGAGGAAATCATTATGTTCTTGGAGCATGACTCTGTTAACGAATGTTGTACGGTTCAACATACTGAGAAAGGGGTTAGATTGAAGGATACGTTTAAGTTGGAGGAGGTGCTCTAA
- a CDS encoding S8 family peptidase — MKKSIYLIGALLFSGVLFAQKGRPDNWYLLDPNEDKVYGAGIEQAYKTLGDRKGEKVIVAVIDSGVEVDHEDLKDVIWVNEDEVPNNGKDDDNNGYVDDVHGWSFLGGPEEDINYEALELARIYQDLKPKYSKLQEFEVPADKKDEYKYWLQIQVEYEEEMASNMQQYQVMELLIGYIDRVEEQTGQSFSKQSNKAYDPGDNEMDGRLQKRMKLILMAADPGSLREELEHGAEAYGGMVKYSMLDADSLRRAVVGDNPDDITEKFYGCNRYEGPDAMHGSHVSGIIAANRENDLGIIGEANNVEIMVLRAVPNGDERDKDVANAIYYAVDNGAKVINMSFGKYYSPNKAAVDAAVKYAQEHDVLLVHAAGNDSKNKDVEDSYPMRYLDDGTEVNNWIEVGASAYKKGKKIIASFSNYGKTKVDFFAPGVDIYSTVPDQKYEDASGTSMACPSVAGVAAIIRSYFPDLTAAEVRDVLMETVVPYKKKVLLPGGIVKETKKGPKRKKKKVKMEELCITGGFVNCNNAVVHLLEKEK, encoded by the coding sequence ATGAAGAAATCAATTTATTTAATAGGCGCATTGCTCTTTTCGGGAGTGTTGTTCGCTCAGAAAGGAAGACCAGATAATTGGTATTTGTTAGATCCCAACGAGGATAAAGTTTATGGAGCTGGGATAGAGCAGGCTTATAAAACGCTGGGAGATCGTAAAGGAGAAAAGGTAATTGTAGCTGTTATTGATTCAGGTGTAGAAGTAGATCACGAAGACCTTAAGGACGTTATTTGGGTAAATGAAGATGAAGTCCCTAATAATGGAAAAGATGACGATAACAATGGGTATGTAGATGATGTTCACGGATGGAGCTTTTTAGGAGGCCCTGAAGAAGATATCAATTATGAAGCCCTGGAGTTAGCTAGAATTTATCAGGATCTTAAACCAAAATACAGTAAGCTTCAAGAGTTTGAAGTGCCTGCTGATAAAAAAGATGAGTATAAGTATTGGTTACAGATTCAGGTGGAGTATGAAGAAGAAATGGCTTCTAACATGCAACAGTATCAAGTGATGGAGTTGCTCATTGGATATATTGATCGAGTGGAGGAGCAAACAGGTCAGTCATTCTCTAAGCAATCCAATAAAGCTTATGATCCAGGAGATAATGAAATGGATGGAAGACTGCAGAAAAGAATGAAGTTAATTCTGATGGCTGCAGACCCTGGTTCGCTAAGAGAGGAGTTGGAGCATGGAGCAGAAGCTTATGGTGGAATGGTTAAATATAGTATGTTGGACGCAGATTCTCTAAGAAGAGCTGTAGTAGGTGACAATCCAGATGACATTACCGAGAAATTCTATGGATGCAATCGTTATGAAGGACCAGATGCCATGCACGGTTCACACGTAAGTGGAATTATCGCTGCAAATAGAGAGAACGATCTTGGAATCATTGGTGAGGCAAATAATGTGGAAATCATGGTGTTGAGAGCAGTTCCAAACGGAGATGAGAGAGATAAAGATGTTGCCAATGCGATTTATTATGCAGTAGATAATGGAGCGAAAGTGATTAACATGAGCTTCGGAAAGTATTATTCTCCGAATAAAGCTGCAGTTGATGCAGCCGTGAAATATGCACAAGAACACGATGTGTTGTTGGTACACGCTGCAGGAAATGACTCAAAAAATAAAGATGTTGAAGATTCATACCCAATGAGATATTTGGATGACGGAACTGAAGTGAACAACTGGATCGAAGTGGGGGCTAGTGCCTACAAAAAAGGAAAGAAGATCATCGCTAGCTTTTCCAACTATGGAAAAACAAAAGTTGATTTCTTCGCACCCGGTGTAGATATCTATTCAACGGTACCTGATCAAAAGTATGAAGATGCTTCAGGTACAAGTATGGCTTGTCCTAGTGTAGCTGGTGTTGCAGCGATTATAAGAAGCTACTTTCCTGATTTGACAGCTGCTGAGGTTAGAGATGTTTTGATGGAGACAGTGGTGCCTTATAAAAAGAAAGTGCTTTTGCCTGGAGGTATAGTTAAGGAAACTAAGAAAGGTCCAAAACGGAAGAAGAAAAAAGTGAAGATGGAAGAACTGTGTATTACAGGTGGTTTTGTGAATTGCAATAACGCAGTTGTACACCTTCTCGAAAAAGAAAAATAA
- a CDS encoding carboxypeptidase-like regulatory domain-containing protein translates to MKTILICSLFLSLLGCDCYRSYSGVVLDGESNEPIQGVEIYNTSKKSRLETITSVNGTYSGSIVGGFMNSCTKTHYFLFSKEGYRDTVSADSGKLIMVKESN, encoded by the coding sequence ATGAAAACGATTTTGATTTGTTCATTATTTCTGTCGCTCTTAGGATGTGATTGCTACAGATCATACAGTGGCGTAGTTTTAGATGGAGAATCAAATGAACCGATTCAAGGAGTCGAAATTTATAACACGTCAAAAAAGAGTCGTTTGGAGACAATAACTTCCGTGAATGGCACGTATTCTGGATCAATTGTAGGAGGCTTTATGAATAGCTGTACTAAAACGCATTACTTTCTCTTCTCGAAAGAAGGGTATCGAGATACCGTTTCTGCAGATTCAGGGAAGTTGATAATGGTCAAGGAAAGCAACTAA
- a CDS encoding sensor histidine kinase: MKNRLFLLTLLISSVSFIILSLLLVSKSNTIRDEISFEVDGISELATISSKANSIIDSANLWSTSQLQEKTRSISALSVSNIDSEQKLELATLLSFFKNSSLQNKKAITEKCSDLITYCDQIIFQKRKVLGMKSATLSSYWDYVNILIVLACLVSITLVITGFRFVKSQENYKKANSAKQLLLSETNHRVKNNLQLIISLFRIKSSNVQDPEVEGKFNEAINMVHAIAKGHETLYKSNDFKNLSLLDTLKDISDGVMLHRTTKVSFNGKDLELSMEKALPIILIFNETVTNSIKHNEQQELSITVSLENLHEFEWQLTIADDGLGFPAEVISAQNHQESIGLDLIKSLADQIGGKVQFYNQTGAVVKVIFQSN; encoded by the coding sequence TTGAAAAATAGATTATTTCTACTCACACTTCTCATCTCATCAGTAAGTTTCATTATACTGAGTTTACTTCTGGTGAGCAAGTCTAATACCATTAGAGATGAAATTTCTTTTGAAGTAGACGGAATAAGTGAACTTGCAACGATTTCATCCAAGGCAAACAGCATAATAGACTCAGCCAACCTCTGGAGCACAAGCCAACTCCAAGAGAAGACTCGTTCCATTTCAGCGTTATCGGTTTCTAACATTGATAGCGAACAAAAACTAGAATTAGCAACTCTGCTTTCCTTTTTTAAAAACTCCTCCCTTCAAAATAAAAAGGCGATTACTGAAAAGTGTTCAGATCTCATCACCTATTGTGATCAAATCATTTTTCAAAAAAGGAAAGTACTGGGTATGAAATCTGCAACACTTTCGAGCTACTGGGACTACGTGAATATTCTTATCGTTTTAGCTTGCCTTGTATCCATTACCCTTGTTATTACCGGGTTTAGATTCGTGAAAAGTCAGGAAAACTATAAAAAAGCAAATTCTGCGAAGCAACTTTTACTTTCTGAAACTAATCATCGTGTTAAGAACAACCTGCAATTGATCATCAGCCTGTTTAGGATCAAATCAAGCAATGTTCAAGATCCTGAAGTAGAGGGAAAATTCAACGAGGCGATAAATATGGTACACGCCATAGCCAAAGGTCATGAAACACTTTATAAATCAAATGACTTCAAAAATTTAAGTCTTTTGGATACGTTAAAAGATATTAGCGATGGGGTGATGCTGCACAGGACGACAAAGGTCAGTTTTAATGGAAAAGACCTTGAGCTCAGTATGGAAAAGGCTCTTCCCATCATCTTAATTTTTAATGAAACTGTAACCAACTCGATAAAACATAATGAGCAACAAGAATTATCGATTACGGTTAGCTTAGAGAACCTACATGAGTTTGAATGGCAACTAACCATTGCTGATGATGGACTCGGATTTCCAGCAGAAGTTATCTCAGCACAAAATCACCAAGAATCAATTGGATTAGATCTGATCAAAAGTTTGGCAGATCAAATTGGTGGCAAAGTTCAATTTTACAACCAAACAGGAGCCGTGGTGAAAGTAATTTTTCAAAGTAACTAG